Proteins from one Paenibacillus amylolyticus genomic window:
- a CDS encoding DUF2513 domain-containing protein yields the protein MKLNPDLIRDILLTVEENTSLTKQMTYEPGSNFELLNNYSPDEVTYHIKQCELSGFFYKVKWFTGLHQIPIIFYLTPAGHEFLSNIRSEQNWSKTKSIAQKVGSVSLDSITKIATSVIASVISSQFK from the coding sequence TTGAAACTAAATCCAGATTTAATAAGGGATATTCTATTGACCGTTGAGGAAAATACCTCACTGACCAAGCAAATGACCTATGAACCAGGATCTAATTTTGAATTACTTAACAATTATTCGCCTGATGAAGTGACCTACCACATCAAACAATGCGAGTTATCTGGCTTCTTCTACAAAGTAAAATGGTTTACTGGATTACATCAGATTCCGATTATTTTCTACCTTACCCCCGCTGGGCATGAATTTCTTTCTAACATAAGGTCGGAACAAAATTGGAGCAAAACGAAAAGCATAGCCCAAAAAGTAGGTTCAGTTTCGTTGGATTCCATAACCAAAATAGCCACTTCAGTGATAGCAAGTGTAATAAGTTCTCAGTTCAAGTAG
- a CDS encoding holin encodes MTNKWWQAAGVRAIKTGAQVAIGVIGATTVFAEVDWRVVGGTVVLSVITSLLTSLAGLPEVNKGDGIDA; translated from the coding sequence ATGACAAATAAATGGTGGCAAGCGGCAGGCGTTCGGGCAATTAAAACAGGAGCGCAGGTCGCTATTGGTGTTATTGGTGCAACTACTGTATTCGCAGAAGTGGACTGGCGTGTAGTGGGCGGGACAGTTGTATTATCGGTAATCACGAGTCTGCTTACCAGTTTGGCCGGATTACCTGAAGTAAACAAAGGAGATGGTATAGATGCCTAA
- a CDS encoding N-acetylmuramoyl-L-alanine amidase, with protein sequence MPKVWIDAGHGGKDPGAVANGLQEKDITLKVSLGIKQRLETEYENVQVLLSRSTDVFLELKERTSKANAAGADILVSIHCNAGGGKGGFESFRYSSASQNSIKLQNALHKAITGEIGGIDRGIKAQNLNMVRESKMPAVLTENLFVDVSADADRLKQASVLDAIINGHVLGIATHLGLIKKVKEQKPVTQDRDINNPSKWAESAWTDLTSKGYFDGSRPGAPITREEMAVVLNRLLNNIAQK encoded by the coding sequence ATGCCTAAAGTATGGATTGACGCAGGTCATGGCGGTAAGGACCCAGGAGCTGTGGCGAATGGGCTGCAAGAAAAGGATATTACACTGAAGGTATCTCTCGGGATCAAGCAACGTCTGGAGACGGAATATGAGAATGTTCAGGTTCTGCTTTCCAGATCAACAGATGTGTTCCTTGAACTGAAGGAGCGGACAAGCAAAGCCAATGCTGCGGGTGCTGACATCCTGGTATCCATCCATTGCAACGCTGGTGGGGGCAAGGGCGGGTTCGAGTCCTTCCGGTATAGTTCGGCATCCCAAAACAGCATCAAGCTTCAAAACGCATTACACAAAGCCATCACAGGCGAGATTGGCGGGATTGATCGTGGCATTAAGGCTCAAAACTTGAACATGGTACGTGAATCTAAGATGCCTGCCGTATTGACAGAAAATCTGTTTGTTGATGTTTCTGCGGATGCCGATCGGCTCAAACAAGCAAGTGTGCTCGATGCAATCATTAATGGTCATGTTCTCGGTATTGCTACACACCTGGGACTGATTAAGAAGGTGAAGGAACAAAAGCCAGTGACACAAGATAGAGACATTAACAATCCAAGCAAGTGGGCTGAGTCGGCCTGGACTGATTTAACTTCCAAAGGATACTTCGATGGTAGCAGACCAGGAGCACCGATCACGCGCGAGGAAATGGCGGTAGTCCTGAATCGTTTGCTTAACAACATCGCCCAAAAATAA
- a CDS encoding Ltp family lipoprotein has translation MEKKPIYKKWWFWLGIIIFIGVIGNMGDKEAEPSATASEIATQPKAETVSTEQTTEDKEQAEAEQKAADEQKAKEEAEAAELAKKEAEANSVPREHKAALKSAQTYAEIMHMSKKGIYEQLTSEYGEKFDKEAAQYAIDNIQVDWKENALKSAQNYAESMNMSDSGIYDQLTSEYGEKFTKEEAQYAIDNLK, from the coding sequence TTGGAAAAGAAACCAATTTATAAGAAGTGGTGGTTTTGGCTAGGTATCATAATCTTTATCGGAGTAATTGGTAATATGGGTGATAAGGAAGCAGAGCCGAGTGCGACTGCATCCGAAATAGCAACTCAGCCTAAAGCTGAAACCGTATCTACAGAACAAACGACAGAGGACAAAGAACAAGCTGAAGCAGAACAAAAAGCTGCTGATGAGCAGAAAGCAAAAGAAGAAGCTGAGGCTGCGGAATTAGCTAAAAAGGAAGCTGAAGCAAATAGTGTTCCTAGGGAACATAAAGCAGCCTTGAAATCGGCACAAACATATGCTGAGATTATGCACATGTCAAAGAAGGGTATTTATGAACAATTAACATCTGAGTACGGAGAGAAGTTCGATAAAGAAGCTGCTCAATATGCTATTGATAACATTCAGGTTGACTGGAAAGAGAACGCACTTAAATCAGCGCAAAATTACGCAGAGAGCATGAATATGTCAGATTCAGGTATCTACGATCAGTTGACATCTGAATACGGCGAGAAATTCACGAAGGAAGAAGCACAATACGCAATTGATAATTTGAAATAA
- a CDS encoding YolD-like family protein produces the protein MQLIEDAIFESYQECRSITLTVFNPFDDETLRGVVTAIDKPNRRIKLVRGEEDYSWPKIEEIISASI, from the coding sequence ATGCAGCTCATTGAGGATGCGATTTTTGAATCGTACCAGGAATGCAGATCGATCACGTTGACCGTGTTCAATCCGTTCGATGATGAAACTCTTCGTGGGGTTGTCACAGCGATTGATAAGCCAAACAGGAGAATAAAACTTGTACGCGGCGAAGAGGATTACAGTTGGCCTAAGATAGAAGAGATTATTTCAGCTTCAATATAA
- a CDS encoding helix-turn-helix transcriptional regulator, with protein MVKVSRGRCRLKILLKERRMKQSDLVKLTGYSRHLISNWANNQDKMSADAMLTVAHALGCKVEELYDLIYH; from the coding sequence GTGGTCAAAGTCTCCCGTGGGAGATGCCGACTTAAAATACTTCTCAAAGAGCGTCGTATGAAACAATCTGACTTAGTAAAACTGACTGGCTATAGCAGACACCTTATATCTAATTGGGCCAATAATCAGGATAAGATGTCCGCAGATGCTATGCTTACTGTAGCTCATGCCTTAGGTTGCAAAGTTGAAGAGTTATACGATTTGATCTATCATTGA
- a CDS encoding ComF family protein, with the protein MAKEPPAPVAHSATPAQPTKPQWRPDAVTYVPVSSERLAERGFNQAERLATGLATACRLPIVDLLQRQINTTKQSFKSRGERIETMKNAFSISRDGMHLIEELHRGSHLTAKKGMLHDEPMQILLIDDIYTTGSTLDACGRVILNDGFTMGIPVEIYTLTLARS; encoded by the coding sequence TTGGCAAAAGAACCCCCAGCCCCCGTGGCTCATTCCGCCACACCTGCTCAACCAACGAAGCCGCAATGGCGGCCTGACGCGGTCACCTATGTTCCGGTGAGCAGCGAGCGCCTGGCCGAGCGCGGCTTCAATCAGGCGGAGCGGCTGGCTACTGGGCTTGCCACCGCTTGCCGCCTGCCTATCGTTGATCTGTTGCAGCGCCAGATCAACACCACCAAACAAAGCTTCAAATCACGCGGTGAGCGTATCGAAACGATGAAGAATGCTTTCTCCATCAGCCGGGATGGCATGCATTTAATTGAAGAGCTACACAGGGGATCTCATCTGACAGCAAAAAAGGGCATGTTACATGACGAACCCATGCAGATCCTGCTGATCGATGATATATACACAACAGGCAGCACCTTGGACGCTTGTGGGCGGGTTATCTTAAATGATGGTTTTACCATGGGAATTCCGGTTGAGATTTACACACTAACACTGGCAAGATCATAG
- a CDS encoding fibronectin type III domain-containing protein, with protein sequence MTNNNGQLEVNQKSVKLSWARSYNISSTGYSFTRMQSILGFTSDITNISFGSYTSKYAGQIDNAFLIDLSKVREIATEMTYRQPYNQVGQWEITHYNVLGQLTPIDVYDYDVRQLSLVVNADTGEVVDFYSELNPYYTRKAEPASFTKQVVNPLPINNVPSVPLNITGNSSENTTHIRWDHAQEAVQYEIERDGILMGPYYGTSLVDAVLTPNQNYSYKIRAVNSIGKSEWSSVFTIKTLLNEPVISTSSEQGKNIIEWAAINHADGYQLQIDGEAPIDLGNVTNYEHVGLEANSSHTYALKAVSSDNESNWSRTATQLVVPDSASGLKITEATSNKISLSWTAIKGSSGYDLEVDGVVVPVSGTTYSKTALTPNTEHTFRLRSKNAGGVGTWTDMLTVSTLLSTPVLKAISSQEEMIVVWPAIEGASSYEVEADGVNVGIVVDPAYTHTDLLPGTLHKYRVRALNDRNTSAWTAIFSQSTLPNSVSNFTINSVTNAAIGLKWTAVTGATGYDLEIDGAVVPVTGVAYTKSSLAANTEHTFRIRSKNAAGVGDWSDPLSTTTLLNTPVLKATSAETSIKLTWADVPDATTYEIEADGTIMTTSSELTFVHSDLLPGTAHKYRIRALTENNASAWTTMLTQSTIPASVTGLIISSATNVAISLKWTTVTGATGYDLEIDGTVVPATGAAYTKSGLAANTDHTFRIRSKNAAGVGAWSDLISGTTLLNTPVLKATSEEDSINLTWAAVADAVTYEIEADGAVIATTSDPAYSHIGLLPGTAHKYRVRALTDTNTSAWTAILTQSTIPASVTGLTVSSATNVAIALKWTAVTGATGYDLEIDGTVVPVTGVAYTKSGLAANTDHTFRIRSKNAAGVGTWSDLISGKTLLNTPVLKAASEETAINLTWAAVADATTYEIEADGAVIATVSDPAYSHIGLLPGTAHKYRIRALTDNNTSAWTAVLSQSTIPASVAGLNISSVTNVGITLKWTAVTGATGYDLEIDGTVVPVTGVSYTKSGLAANTEHTFRIRSKNAAGVGGWSDLISGMTLLNTPVLKATSGETAINLSWADVEDMTAYEVEADGTIVGIVSEPVYVHDGLLPGTAHKYRIRALKGENTSAWTAVLTQSTIPAAVNGFMLNTATPVAISMKWSPVTGATAYDMEIDGAVISVSGSAYTKSGLLPNTDHTFRIRAKNAAGLSSWSEMVTVSTQLNVPTSLKAVPEETSVTLTWNEVVGATKYEIEADGIVVATVSDPLYVHNGLLGGTAHKYRIRALTDTNVSAWTAILSQTTLPASVSGLSITSATTAAIALRWTAATGATGYDLEIDGTVVAVSGVAYTKSGLAPDTEHTFRIRAKNASGVGAWSEMITLMTQLTTPVLKGTSDRTNVILTWGEVMGASSYEIEADGQIVATVSDATFTHSDLLPSSLHKYRIRAFNEQNTSVWSSVLSIRTLN encoded by the coding sequence ATGACCAACAATAACGGCCAATTAGAGGTGAACCAAAAATCAGTTAAACTGAGTTGGGCGAGATCCTACAATATTTCATCAACGGGATATTCGTTCACCAGAATGCAGTCCATCCTGGGTTTCACAAGTGATATTACCAACATAAGCTTTGGATCGTATACTTCAAAATATGCTGGACAGATCGACAACGCTTTTTTAATTGATCTGAGCAAAGTGCGTGAAATTGCTACCGAGATGACGTACAGACAACCCTATAACCAGGTCGGACAATGGGAGATCACACACTATAATGTGCTAGGTCAACTGACGCCGATTGATGTATATGATTATGATGTCAGACAGTTGAGTTTGGTTGTAAACGCAGATACGGGAGAAGTTGTAGATTTTTACTCTGAACTTAATCCGTACTATACACGTAAAGCAGAGCCTGCTTCTTTTACTAAGCAGGTTGTAAATCCATTACCGATTAATAATGTACCCTCTGTGCCTTTGAATATAACGGGTAACTCCAGTGAAAACACGACTCATATCCGCTGGGATCATGCACAGGAAGCTGTACAGTATGAAATTGAGCGTGATGGTATTTTAATGGGGCCTTATTATGGTACGAGTTTGGTTGATGCCGTACTCACTCCTAACCAAAATTACTCTTACAAAATACGTGCCGTAAATTCGATAGGAAAAAGTGAATGGAGTAGTGTCTTTACTATTAAAACACTGCTTAACGAACCTGTGATCTCCACAAGTTCTGAGCAAGGGAAAAATATAATAGAGTGGGCTGCAATTAATCATGCCGATGGTTATCAACTTCAGATTGATGGTGAAGCCCCGATTGATCTAGGGAATGTAACGAATTACGAACATGTTGGTTTGGAGGCCAATTCCAGTCATACCTATGCATTAAAAGCAGTATCCTCAGATAATGAGAGCAACTGGAGTAGAACGGCTACGCAACTTGTTGTGCCAGACTCAGCAAGTGGTTTGAAAATTACAGAAGCTACATCCAATAAAATCTCTCTAAGTTGGACTGCAATTAAAGGTTCTAGCGGATATGATCTAGAGGTTGATGGGGTGGTTGTTCCGGTCTCTGGTACAACGTACAGCAAGACGGCTCTTACACCCAATACTGAGCACACATTTCGATTGAGATCTAAAAATGCAGGCGGCGTAGGTACGTGGACTGACATGCTAACGGTGTCGACACTTTTAAGTACACCTGTTCTTAAAGCCATTTCTTCGCAAGAAGAGATGATTGTGGTATGGCCTGCAATTGAGGGAGCAAGCTCTTACGAGGTGGAGGCTGATGGAGTTAACGTAGGAATTGTTGTAGATCCCGCTTACACACACACGGATCTATTACCAGGGACACTTCATAAGTATCGTGTACGAGCTTTGAATGATAGGAATACAAGTGCCTGGACTGCAATCTTTTCCCAAAGTACACTCCCCAATTCTGTTTCAAACTTCACTATAAACTCGGTTACTAATGCAGCAATTGGTCTGAAATGGACAGCAGTTACAGGGGCGACAGGGTATGATCTGGAGATTGACGGTGCAGTTGTACCTGTTACTGGCGTAGCCTACACAAAGAGTAGCCTTGCAGCAAATACAGAACACACCTTCCGTATTCGTTCGAAAAATGCAGCAGGCGTGGGTGATTGGAGTGATCCTCTCAGTACAACGACACTGCTGAATACACCTGTATTAAAGGCTACTTCAGCAGAAACGAGTATCAAGCTGACTTGGGCAGATGTACCAGATGCGACTACATACGAGATTGAAGCCGATGGTACTATTATGACAACATCCAGCGAACTAACATTTGTACACAGCGATCTATTGCCGGGAACGGCACATAAGTATCGTATTCGTGCTTTGACAGAAAACAATGCAAGTGCCTGGACAACAATGCTGACGCAAAGCACGATACCTGCTTCGGTTACAGGGTTGATAATTAGCTCTGCGACGAACGTGGCCATTTCCTTGAAATGGACAACCGTAACTGGAGCGACGGGGTACGACCTGGAAATCGACGGTACCGTTGTACCGGCAACGGGAGCGGCCTACACGAAGAGCGGTCTTGCAGCAAATACAGACCATACCTTCCGTATCCGTTCGAAGAACGCCGCAGGAGTAGGTGCTTGGAGCGATCTGATTAGCGGAACAACACTACTGAATACACCTGTATTAAAAGCAACATCAGAAGAAGATTCAATTAACTTAACTTGGGCAGCTGTTGCAGATGCGGTCACTTATGAGATTGAAGCCGATGGTGCAGTAATTGCAACAACTAGTGATCCGGCATATTCACATATTGGATTGTTACCAGGAACAGCGCACAAGTATCGTGTGCGTGCTCTAACGGATACCAACACAAGTGCCTGGACAGCAATCCTGACACAGAGCACGATTCCTGCTTCCGTTACAGGATTAACCGTTAGCTCGGCTACGAATGTAGCCATTGCATTGAAATGGACAGCAGTAACGGGAGCAACGGGATATGATCTGGAGATCGACGGGACGGTTGTCCCAGTAACGGGAGTGGCTTATACGAAGAGCGGTCTTGCAGCCAACACAGACCATACCTTCCGTATTCGTTCGAAGAATGCGGCAGGAGTAGGTACCTGGAGTGATCTAATCAGCGGAAAAACACTACTGAATACACCCGTATTAAAAGCAGCATCAGAAGAAACTGCAATTAATCTAACTTGGGCAGCTGTTGCAGACGCAACTACTTATGAAATTGAAGCCGATGGAGCAGTGATTGCCACAGTTAGTGATCCGGCATATTCACATATTGGGTTGTTACCAGGAACAGCGCACAAGTATCGTATACGTGCTCTAACCGATAACAATACGAGTGCTTGGACTGCTGTGCTGTCGCAAAGTACGATCCCTGCTTCAGTTGCGGGGCTTAATATTAGTTCTGTTACGAATGTGGGCATCACTCTAAAATGGACAGCAGTAACCGGGGCAACGGGGTATGACTTAGAAATTGATGGTACCGTTGTCCCAGTAACGGGAGTGTCCTATACGAAAAGTGGTCTTGCTGCGAATACGGAGCACACCTTCCGTATTCGTTCAAAGAACGCCGCAGGAGTAGGAGGTTGGAGCGATCTAATCAGTGGTATGACTCTTTTGAATACACCTGTATTAAAGGCAACATCGGGAGAAACAGCAATCAATCTATCATGGGCTGATGTAGAAGATATGACCGCGTATGAAGTTGAAGCCGATGGTACAATTGTTGGAATAGTTAGTGAGCCAGTATATGTACACGATGGTTTATTGCCCGGAACGGCACACAAGTATAGAATTCGCGCTTTAAAAGGTGAAAACACAAGTGCATGGACAGCAGTGCTGACGCAAAGTACCATCCCTGCTGCAGTTAACGGTTTTATGTTAAATACCGCTACACCTGTTGCAATCTCAATGAAATGGAGCCCAGTTACGGGCGCTACCGCTTATGATATGGAAATTGACGGTGCTGTAATTTCTGTCAGTGGATCTGCTTATACGAAAAGTGGTCTTCTACCTAATACAGATCATACCTTCCGTATTCGTGCAAAGAATGCTGCTGGCTTGAGTAGCTGGAGTGAGATGGTAACCGTTTCGACTCAATTAAATGTACCAACATCACTGAAAGCTGTACCTGAAGAAACTTCAGTTACGCTGACATGGAATGAAGTTGTGGGTGCAACAAAATATGAGATTGAGGCCGATGGCATAGTGGTTGCTACGGTGAGTGATCCCTTATATGTCCACAATGGATTACTTGGTGGGACAGCGCATAAGTACCGTATTCGTGCCCTGACCGACACTAATGTGAGTGCTTGGACAGCAATACTGTCCCAAACTACGTTGCCTGCCAGTGTCTCAGGTTTAAGTATTACCTCTGCAACTACAGCGGCGATCGCGCTGAGATGGACTGCTGCAACCGGAGCTACCGGGTATGATCTGGAGATTGATGGTACGGTGGTTGCCGTGAGTGGAGTCGCTTATACGAAGAGCGGACTTGCCCCAGATACGGAGCATACTTTCCGAATTCGTGCTAAAAATGCTTCTGGCGTAGGAGCTTGGAGTGAGATGATTACGTTAATGACTCAATTAACTACACCTGTGCTGAAAGGAACTTCAGACAGAACAAACGTTATTCTGACATGGGGTGAGGTTATGGGTGCTTCGTCTTATGAGATTGAAGCCGATGGGCAAATTGTGGCGACGGTCAGTGATGCAACATTTACTCATTCTGACCTGTTACCGTCCAGTTTGCATAAATATCGCATTCGCGCATTTAATGAACAGAACACAAGCGTATGGTCTTCTGTACTAAGTATCAGAACATTAAATTAG
- a CDS encoding TIGR03826 family flagellar region protein, which translates to MNLGNCPRCGKLYALNFRDVCSNCIKEMEQEYQICVEYLRENKGTNIQELSDATEVSIKTITKFIREGRISIENAPNMMYPCEVCGTLIREGHMCDSCRNRLTKDLASAARDVGQKDNGNIGGRTYNALDKLRD; encoded by the coding sequence ATGAATCTAGGTAATTGTCCTCGCTGTGGTAAATTATATGCGTTGAATTTTCGAGATGTATGCTCGAATTGTATTAAGGAAATGGAACAGGAATATCAGATCTGTGTAGAGTATTTGCGTGAAAACAAAGGCACCAATATACAGGAACTATCTGATGCAACAGAAGTTTCGATCAAAACCATTACCAAGTTCATTCGTGAGGGACGGATTTCCATCGAAAATGCCCCGAATATGATGTATCCTTGTGAAGTATGCGGAACATTGATTCGTGAAGGTCATATGTGTGACTCTTGTCGTAATCGTTTGACGAAAGACTTGGCTAGTGCAGCTCGCGATGTAGGTCAGAAGGATAACGGCAATATAGGCGGACGAACCTACAATGCTCTCGACAAACTACGCGATTAA
- the flgM gene encoding flagellar biosynthesis anti-sigma factor FlgM: MKINEPSRIGAINSYQRNVESNQQADAKKSRRKDEVSISPEAMKMLEEQGRTQDAGRIQRIQELKEQVSSGTYQVDSSKLADKLLPYFKSFDKE, encoded by the coding sequence ATGAAAATCAATGAACCGAGTAGAATTGGCGCCATCAATTCATACCAGAGGAACGTTGAATCCAATCAGCAGGCTGATGCCAAGAAGAGCCGCCGTAAGGACGAAGTATCCATTTCTCCGGAGGCGATGAAGATGCTTGAGGAACAAGGGCGTACACAAGATGCAGGACGCATTCAGCGGATACAGGAACTGAAAGAACAAGTCAGTTCGGGAACGTATCAGGTAGACAGTAGCAAGCTTGCTGACAAGCTGCTGCCGTATTTTAAGTCTTTTGATAAGGAATAG
- a CDS encoding flagellar protein FlgN, translated as MAALDRLIAVLQQMEQSHRDMLALSEVKRQVIVKNDVDELIAVLNKESRFMKQQEPLEIERQSAVHELLQERGIKSMLNLNITEISKLIFDPADKQRLLEVQKKLAGTLQELKEINQLNQKLIEQSLMFIDLSMDIFASRPEQDATYQHPADKNGNPGRIGLFDTRA; from the coding sequence ATGGCAGCACTGGACAGATTAATTGCAGTTTTGCAGCAAATGGAACAAAGTCACCGCGATATGCTGGCACTCAGCGAGGTCAAGAGACAGGTCATTGTCAAAAACGATGTGGATGAACTCATTGCCGTTCTGAACAAAGAATCCCGTTTCATGAAACAACAGGAGCCATTGGAGATCGAAAGGCAGAGTGCAGTTCACGAATTGCTTCAGGAACGTGGAATCAAGTCCATGCTGAACCTGAATATTACAGAGATCTCCAAACTGATATTTGATCCGGCTGACAAACAGCGATTGCTCGAAGTCCAGAAGAAGCTGGCGGGAACACTGCAGGAGTTAAAGGAAATCAATCAACTGAATCAAAAGCTGATCGAGCAATCGTTGATGTTTATTGATCTTTCAATGGACATCTTTGCTTCTCGGCCAGAACAGGATGCCACATATCAGCATCCTGCTGATAAGAACGGCAATCCAGGGCGAATCGGTCTGTTTGACACGCGTGCCTGA